Proteins from one Desmodus rotundus isolate HL8 chromosome 9, HLdesRot8A.1, whole genome shotgun sequence genomic window:
- the DBF4B gene encoding protein DBF4 homolog B, giving the protein MAESSLRARDLGAQLRASSCLGKCRKSSLDAGKRQPFSGKSFYLDLPAGKNLQFLTGAIQQLGGVIESFLSKEVSYIVSSRREVKAEGPGISRRGCSSPGEVRVEAPSRASPPASHTRPSPKSVDSVPMSRGKELLQKAIRNQGSSSSVLTNARSWGVRILHVDEMTMHVQQLSLDALHLQQRGPEKPEGTCPAESRTRRVARLKAPFLKIEDESGKFRPFHHQFKSFPEISFLGPKDASPFEALTTPGSSHRTRESKDREAGRRPTTHAARRRRKGYCECCHEAFEELHGHLQSAQHQGFAREARPYAEVDHIITQLSHSFVDIPFQASLPRQPGAPALDRDLLCPETLSPSQPTCDRATSPRTREEDDLQAPDGPEQDRVVDGMKAPADRVGAGAVPGPAASGQDLGGSADAIVDSPGTRVSRSPTCQCLPTSCGFADLSSGPDPALVGHKRKAQFPGGNAEKRPGVSWPQASFFVPRALSPCGTWTTDGRQLFSLPLSGQESSPLTSVLPLCPPQTSLSLPDPFPWQLTDRPAPWPGGGYSPGSEDSECAAPSPVSQQTDQPPSCSATAGRLAAHLHSAAGT; this is encoded by the exons gGGCTCAGCTAAGAGCGTCCAGTTGTCTAGGAAAGTGCCGGAAGAGCTCACTAGATGCTGGGAAGCGGCAGCCCTTTTCTGGAAAGTCCTTTTACTTGGATCTGCCTGCTGGCAAGAATCTGCAGTTTTTGACGGGGGCCATCCAGCAGCTGGGCGGG GTAATTGAGAGTTTTCTGAGCAAAGAAGTAAGTTACATCGTGTCCAGCCGCCGGGAGGTAAAGGCAGAAGGCCCTGGGATAAGCCGCAGAGGCTGCTCCAGCCCCGGTGAGGTCAGAGTGGAAGCGCCGTCCAGGGCCAGCCCGCCAGCCAGCCACACCAGGCCTTCACCGAAGTCCGTAGACTCG GTGCCGATGAGCAGGGGCAAGGAGCTGCTGCAGAAGGCCATCAGAAACCAG gggagcagcagcagcGTCCTGACCAACGCCCGCTCCTGGGGAGTGAGGATTCTGCATGTGGACG AGATGACGATGCACGTGCAGCAGCTCTCTTTAGATGCTTTGCATCTGCAGCAACGAGGGCCAGAGAAGCCTGAG GGAACATGTCCAGCCGAGTCAAGAACGCGGAGAG TGGCCAGACTAAAGGCACCGTTCCTCAAAATTGAAGACGAGAGCGG GAAGTTTCGTCCTTTCCACCATCAGTTTAAGTCCTTTCCAGAAATTTCTTTTCTGGGACCCAAAGACGCAAGTCCCTTTGAGGCCCTGACGACCCCGGGCAGCTCACACCGTACCAG AGAGTCCAAGGACCGGGAGGCAGGCCGCCGGCCCACCACCCATGCTGCgcgcaggaggaggaaggggtactGCGAGTGCTGCCACGAGGCCTTTGAGGAGCTCCACGGG CATCTGCAGAGCGCCCAGCACCAGGGCTTTGCCCGAGAAGCCCGCCCATATGCAGAGGTCGATCACATCATCACCCAGCTCAGCCACAGCTTCGTGGACATCCCCTTCCAGGCCAGTCTCCCCAG gcagccaggcgcCCCAGCTTTGGACCGTGACCTCCTGTGTCCTGAGACGCTGTCTCCCAGCCAGCCCACCTGTGACAGGGCAACATCTCCCAGGACGAGGGAGGAAGATGACCTCCAGGCCCCAGACGGCCCGGAACAGGACAGGGTGGTGGATGGCATGAAGGCACCGGCTGACCGTGTGGGGGCTGGTGCGGTGCCCGGACCAGCAGCAAGCGGCCAAGACCTGGGGGGGTCGGCTGATGCCATTGTGGACTCCCCAGGGACACGGGTGTCCAGGAGCCCTACTTGCCAGTGCCTTCCGACCAGCTGCGGTTTTGCGGACCTCTCCTCTGGCCCCGACCCAGCACTTGTTGGCCACAAGCGGAAGGCTCAGTTCCCCGGTGGCAATGCCGAGAAGAGGCCAGGGGTCTCCTGGCCACAGGCCTCATTCTTTGTCCCAAGAGCCCTCAGCCCCTGTGGCACCTGGACAACCGATGGCAGacagctcttctcccttcccctgtcagGCCAGGAGTCCAGCCCCTTGACGTCCGTCCTGCCCTTGTGCCCCCCACAaaccagcctctccctcccagaCCCATTCCCCTGGCAGCTCACAGACAGGCCGGCCCCCTGGCCTGGAGGAGGATACTCTCCAGGTTCTGAGGATTCTGAGTGTGCAGCCCCTAGCCCTGTCTCTCAACAGACTGACCAGCCTCCCAGCTGCTCTGCAACTGCAGGCCGCCTGGCAGCCCACCTGCACTCAGCTGCAGGCACATAG